The window CACGCTGATGAAGCTGAAATGCTCGAGTATTTCCATTCGTGCGGTCCATCGCATATCCGGCACGCGTTCTGTGTTCACGGCGAACAAAACGCTCTCGACCACTTCTCGAAGAGTCTGCTTGCGTCAGGTATGCAAAACGTCAGCGTTCCGACACCAGGCCAGGTTTTCGATCTGTAAAAACTTTACCAACCTCAAAAAAAATGCCGAAGGTGGGAATTGAACCCACACCCTCTTGCGAGGACAGGATTTTGAATCCTGCGCGTCTGCCAGTTCCGCCACTTCGGCATGTCATTCTTTAATTTTTCAAAGGGTTATCTTTTATTATAAAACAGTCAAATTGTCAATCAATAATCAAGAAAAACAATGTTTTCCGGAGTTGCAACTACGTCTTTTTTCCCCTGACCGAGAATGGCCTTGATTTCGCTGCTGTGCCGGCCGGCTATTTTCTTTAAATCTTCATCGCTGAAATTTACCACCGCTTTGGCTGTTTCGTTGAGCATAACCACATCGCCTGGCTCAAAATTGCCGCTGACGGCTTTTACCCCCTTTGGCAGCAGGGATTTATTTTTCTTTATCGCCTCGGCAGCGCCGTTATCGATAGTGATTTTTCCCTTTGCTGTGCTGTTTAAAATCCAGCGGAGCCGGTTATCGAGTTTTCGCTTCGGCATAAAGACTGTGCCGATGTCTTCGCCTGCGATAATTTTCGTGATTACGTTTTTCGTCTGACCGTTTGCCAGCACGATTCGACAGCCTGCGTTTGATGCGATTTTCACCGCTTCGATTTTTGTTTTCATTCCGCCAGTGGCGAATTTACTGCCTTTTGCCCCGGCACTTTTCAGTATCTCCGGCGTAATTTCATAAACGACTTTCACAAGTTGTGCGTCGTCGTGTTCTTTCGGATTTTTGTCGTACAGACCGTCGATATCCGTAAGAATTATCAAAACATCCGCATCAAGTTTACTTGCGACAAGTGCGCTCAATTTGTCGTTGTCGCCGAATGCCGAACCGATTTCGTCGGTCGCTACGCAGTCGTTTTCATTGAGAATCGGAACAACACCGAGTTTTAAAAGAGTCTCGATGGAATTTTTCAGATGCAGATATGTTTTCCGGTTGTTTAGTACTTCAGTGGTCAAAAGAACCTGTGCGCACGTAAGGCCGAATTTGTCGAAGGCCTTTCTGTACTCGCTCATAAGCAAAGGCTGACCAACCGCTGCGCACGCCTGACGCATTTCGATATCGGTAACTGCCTCGGTGATTTTGAGTTTCCCCGCTCCCATACCAATAGCGCCGGAGGTGATTATAACAGCTTCTTTGCCCAATTTGGCAAGCTCGGCGATTTGCTTGGCGACAGAGAGAATATAGCTGCTGTTGACGCCGCCGTTTTTGCTCAACGTGCTTGTGCCGATTTTAACGATTATTAATTTGGAATTAGTAAAATTTCTCATTACAAATGAAATTCTGTTTTCAATTTTTTATGTGTGAACTGTTTTGCGTTTTCGCCTGTATAATCGGCGACGATTTGTCCGCTGCCGACGAGTTTCCATTTATATATGACGAGCCCTTCTAGTCCAACCGGCCCGCGAGCGTGAATTTTATTTGTGCTGATGCCGACTTCTGCGCCAAGGCCGTAACGGTAGCCGTCACTGAATCTCGTACTGGCGTTCAAAATTACGTTCGCCGAATCGACAAGCTGCATAAACTCGGCCGCGACAGTCCTGCTCTGTGTAATAATCGCGTCGGTGTGGTGCGAACCATAGGTATTAATGTGGTCGATAGCCTCATCAATGGATTCGACAACTCTGATAGAAATAATTTCCGCAAGATATTCTGTTGCCCAGTCTTTTTCGTCCGCTGGTTTTACGTTGATGATTGCCCGTGTCTTTTCGCAGCCGCGAATCTCTGTACCTTTTGCCTCAAGAGCTTCTTTCACCATCGGCAGAAATTTATTTGCGACGTTTTTATGGACAAGAAGCGTCTCGGCGGAATTGCACACAGCGGCGTATTGCGTCTTTGCGTCAACTGTAATTTTTACTGCCATTTCGATGTCTGCCTGCTCATCAACATAAACATGACAAATGCCGTCTGCGTGTCCCATCACAGGAATATTCGTATTGTCCATAATATATTTGACGAACTGATTTGAGCCTCGCGGTATCAGCAGGTCGATATATTTATCGAGTTTCAGGATTGCCTGCACATCTTCGCGTGTCTGCAAAATCTGAATCCAGTTTTCAGGAATGCCCGCCTTAACGCTGGCTTTATTGATTATTTCATAAAGTCTTTGATTTGTATTTGCAGCTTCAATGCCGCCTTTTAATATCACGGCGTTTCCGCTTTTCAGACACAAAGTTGAAATCTGCACAAGCGCATCCGGCCTTGACTCGAAAATC of the Planctomycetaceae bacterium genome contains:
- a CDS encoding glutamate-5-semialdehyde dehydrogenase; translation: MDLTTLASSAKKTSTRLAAVDSKRKNNALKAIASAIERHTDDIIAANKIDVEKATKENISPALLKRLKFDEGKIKEVCHGVESLIELEDPSGKTLYAMQMDKGLDLYKVSCPIGVIGVIFESRPDALVQISTLCLKSGNAVILKGGIEAANTNQRLYEIINKASVKAGIPENWIQILQTREDVQAILKLDKYIDLLIPRGSNQFVKYIMDNTNIPVMGHADGICHVYVDEQADIEMAVKITVDAKTQYAAVCNSAETLLVHKNVANKFLPMVKEALEAKGTEIRGCEKTRAIINVKPADEKDWATEYLAEIISIRVVESIDEAIDHINTYGSHHTDAIITQSRTVAAEFMQLVDSANVILNASTRFSDGYRYGLGAEVGISTNKIHARGPVGLEGLVIYKWKLVGSGQIVADYTGENAKQFTHKKLKTEFHL
- the proB gene encoding glutamate 5-kinase; translation: MRNFTNSKLIIVKIGTSTLSKNGGVNSSYILSVAKQIAELAKLGKEAVIITSGAIGMGAGKLKITEAVTDIEMRQACAAVGQPLLMSEYRKAFDKFGLTCAQVLLTTEVLNNRKTYLHLKNSIETLLKLGVVPILNENDCVATDEIGSAFGDNDKLSALVASKLDADVLIILTDIDGLYDKNPKEHDDAQLVKVVYEITPEILKSAGAKGSKFATGGMKTKIEAVKIASNAGCRIVLANGQTKNVITKIIAGEDIGTVFMPKRKLDNRLRWILNSTAKGKITIDNGAAEAIKKNKSLLPKGVKAVSGNFEPGDVVMLNETAKAVVNFSDEDLKKIAGRHSSEIKAILGQGKKDVVATPENIVFLDY